Proteins from one Oryza sativa Japonica Group chromosome 12, ASM3414082v1 genomic window:
- the LOC136354585 gene encoding uncharacterized protein: MAAAAREDIHPATMAYIRHLVEVFRTTSFHDACYDQNYMGSDADIFRHRPGTTAVPDDVDAALDAIEEILRKGSPTLAADERLDILYNRTLQEETVGAVEDAVASMEAQVAGERDIVDAKKLRLKAVRAAVAEYRDGLAALMTPADGVEEQEATAAVMSLLERLDAAESEAAALAADVDGFDGLVEQLAAARERLVEEKARLDAIPVPSGDHRKDDVIVFRAADRFNRSVRVLREFVAQYDA, from the coding sequence atggcagcggcggcgagggaagaCATCCACCCGGCGACGATGGCGTACATCCGCCACCTCGTCGAGGTGTTCAGGACCACAAGCTTCCACGACGCCTGCTACGACCAGAACTACATGGGGAGCGACGCCGACATCTTCCGCCACCGCCCGGGGACCACCGCCGTCCcggacgacgtcgacgccgcgCTCGACGCCATCGAAGAGATCCTCCGCAAGGGGAGCCccacgctcgccgccgacgagcgccTCGACATCCTCTACAACCGAACCCTGCAGGAGGAGACGGTCGGCGCCGTCGAGGACGCCGTCGCTTCCATGGAGGCGCAGGTCGCCGGCGAACGCGACATCGTGGACGCCAAGAAGCTCCGCCTCAaggccgtccgcgccgccgtggcggaGTACCGCGACGGCCTCGCCGCcctgatgacgccggcggacgGAGTAGAGGAGCAggaggccaccgccgccgtgatGTCGCTGCTGGAGCGGCTCGACGCGGCGGAGTCGGAGGCGGCCGCGCTGGCGGCGGACGTGGACGGCTTCGACGGCTTGGTcgagcagctcgccgccgccagggaGAGGCTggtggaggagaaggcgaggctcGACGCCATCCCGGTGCCGTCCGGCGATCACCGGAAAGACGACGTCATCGTCTTCCGCGCTGCCGATCGATTCAACAGGAGTGTTCGCGTGCTGCGAGAATTCGTAGCTCAGTACGATGCATGA